CCCATGGAGATTTGTTGGAATGTTACATTTGGTACCATTTGGTGCCATATGAAGCTTAGCAACACAAGCTTTAGCACCTCCATATTTTGAATAATCCAAACCATCAACAGTAATTGCAAATTTGCCATTGATCTTAGTCTTTCCATATGTAACAATATCTTTTTCTCCAGCAGCCTTACATGTAACCTCCACAACAGCACCTTTATCACATATTAAACAAGTTAACATCTATGGTCAACTTTTATAACTCATCAATGGTTGATATCCTGTAATACGACTACTATGAAATCAATTATAACATACTATACAAGATTTACTTATTCAATTATTTTCTCATAaccataaatatatatatttattgttaTAAATCGTTGTCATCAACTTACTCTGTGTTCATGCGTCTCATGAACGTGGGGAACAGAATCAACCATGAATGCATATGGTTATTATGTGTCAACCATGAATGCATGTGGTTATTGTAAACAAATAAGTGCTAGAAATTGGTTATTATGTTAAAACTAAAGTTTGTACCTTTGAGATGGTGCTTTGCATGGGATTTGATTGGGTGTTTCCAATCATAGCAGCTGTAACAGTAAACTTTTCCGATGACCTTCACGATCAGTTCGCGGTGGTGAGGGTGAGGGTAGGGGTGGGGGTGGTAGGGAGTTGGTGGTGGTGGAGAAGTGTAGTAGTAGTAGTGGGGAGGTGATTTAGCTGGTGGTGGTGGGGATTTGTAGTAGTatactggtggtggtggtgacttGACTGGTGGTGGTGGGGACTTGTAGTAGTATGGAGGAGGTGGTGAATGGACTGGTGGTGGTGGAGACTTGTACACGTAAGGAGGTGGTGGTGAATGCACCGGTGGTGGTGGAGACTTATATACGTAAGGAGGTGGTGGTGAATGCACTGGTGGGGGTGGAGACTTGTACACGTAAGGCGGTGGTGGTGAATGGACAGGTGGTGGGGGTGACTTGTACACGTAAGGTGGTGGCGGTGAATGCACGGGTGGTGGTGGCGACTTGTACACGTAAGGCGGTGGTGGTGAATGCACAGGTGGAGGTGGAGACTTGTACTCGTAAGGCGGTGGTGGTGAATGgactggtggtggtggcgacttGTACACATAAGGAGGTGGTGGTGAATGGACAGGTGGTGGGGGAGACTTGTACACGTAAGGTGGTGGCGGTGAATACACCGGTGGTGGTGGCGACTTGTACACATAAGGCGGTGGTGGTGAATGCACTGGTGGAGGTGGAGACTTGTACTCGTAAGGCGGTGGTGGTGAATGgactggtggtggtggcgacttGTACACATAAGGAGGTGGTGGTGAATGGACAGGTGGTGGTGGCGACTTGTACACATAAGGAGGTGGTGGTGAATGGACTGGTGGTGGTGGAGACTTGTACACATAAGGAGGTGGTGGTGAATGCACGGGTGGTGGTGGGGACTTGTACTCGTAAGGCGGTGGTGGTGAATGCACAGGAGGTGGTGGAGACTTGTACTCGTAAGGTGGGGGTGGTGATGAATATAAGTAAGGTTTATCAGCGGAAACAGCTACAAGGTTAGCAACACCAAATATTGTAAATGCGATGACTATAGGCCATAAGCGTACCCTGAAAGGGCCGCCGCCACCCACGGGAGCTCTCATGATTCACCGGTaaaggtggtggtggaggtgggagAGGTGATGGTGGGAGGTGATGTTTTGGGGAGTAAAATAGCGGATATTTATAGGTATAATACATAGAGTATAGTCGTTAGAGGGTAGCTGTATGGAAAAGTCTAGTATGTATTTTctgtaataaaaaaaaactttcaaaTTGTTTCAATACAGCTAGGAGAAATATTACTATTTAAGACCTCAATTGGGCGACTACCATGCGTTTACTTTCAATTTAACTTTTATAATATTGATGAAATCTATAAAATATTTATTATCAAGTAAATTTAAGCATTTAAATATGGGACCCTTCAAAAACAACCATTATATATCCAACATGATCCAACATGTAAACGAATCGACATTTATTATATGAAAAAGAAAATGGCATTTCCTAGTGAATGTCATTATCTAAATTTATTTATCAAATATTACTATAATACTAACAATTCAAATTAGATCAAATCAACGCAAATATGGTAACTTTAAGAGCTATGTATAAGTTGCCCCTTATCTCTTAAAGCCGTTGTCCCTTATCTCTAGGTGAAAACAAAAGCCGTTGGTAATTTATAGGCAAATCATGTGTGGACAAACTTTACAATAGATCTGTAACTCTTAATGCTGATAGATAAGAAGTATGGGCCCCTGGAAATCCATCGGTATAAAAACTAAAGGTGAAAATATTTTCAACTCCGAAAATGAAGTTGCAATAATTTGTGGAAATCAAAGGTAACAAAATGTGTAACACTTCATGTAAATTCAAATATACCAACAATACACAGAATACTTTATTACCATGACAACCAATATAGCAAGAATAACGGGGGCTCCTATGTTGGGCTCGGTGTTATCATGTCTGGTGAATTAATTAAACAAATTTCTCCCGTTAGTTTTACCAAAATAGAAAAGGATTAACTCATTTATAAAAACATTTGTTGCATAACGACCATAAATCAAACATTTCTATGGAccattttttttaacggctattTTATTAGATAATAAAATAGAACAACGGGACCAGTAAGGAACTGGGAGTCCCAAAAAAGAAAACGACAACATTACATAACAATATATCGAATATTAAAGTTGCACCATCTCTCCCAAGCTAATTCACCAAAAGCCGCTCTATTCTTAAGCATGAGAACATATCTTCTTTTATCACATCCACCACTCGCGAACCAAAAACGGAATATTGTAAACACTTGCGATTTTAAAAATACCATATAAATGTCAACCAATTTATCAATTACTTATAACCAACCTTGCACTAGTACAAATTATGATTTTTCTGAGCTTACAAAATATTAATTAGGCGGTTTGAGAGATAAACCGCCCAAAAATCATCTGAATAAACTTACACGCACGTTATTTTGAGCTATATAAgctaaaaaaaatgatttttttgaaCTGGTTTAAACTATAGctcaaaaaaatatgttttttttgtgCTAGCATAACAACCTAGCTGAAATAAACAAATGATTTTTTTAGCTCGGCTAAATGATAGctcaaaaaatatgtttttttgcGCGATCATAACAACCTAGCTCAAATAAAGGGTTTTATCATATTTCATAATAAAAAAACTCTACGATTACTATTAATAATTATTAGATTTTCTTCCCATctctttaattatttttttctctCTGCAAACCCTAGCTAGCCCCTGTTTCTTCAATTCAATTCATTCTTCATTCTATTCAAACATTACTTTACTAACAGGTATATATCATATGTATtcttctctatatatatatatacacatattaaTTGTTTGATCAATATGTATTAATTAATCATTTGTTGTTATTTGATTGTAGATAATTGAATTACTCTAGCTTTTATTCTTCATTATATCAAATCAAGAGGTTAAAGGTATGAAGTTTTGTTTCTTATTATCTTTGTTGTTGatgtatttaatttttttatgcataatatgtatgtatacatgtatatatgatatttataTATATGCCGTCAATATAGATGTATATAATATGCATGCGCATGtgtgtcatatatatatatatatatgaatatacaTGCATTGATAATAACCTTTTAGAGCTTACCCGTCTAAAATTTATCTAATAGAGATAAATTTTAGATTGTCCCCGTTTGGGACTGCTTTTTAAATATTCTATCTCATTAGGATGTGTATATATTTTAGCCTGTTAACTATTAAGAAAAATTCGGCAGCGTTTTCCCCACTCCTTCGGGTTTGTGGTTCATCTACATACTTGGGGAGTTAAGGGGAAATGCTGTCATTTTTTTCTTAAATAGTTAACAcgttaaaatacatatatttgaGATAGAATATTTAAAAAGTGGGTTAGGATCCACCACCCTAGAGTACTATATTAACAACATGTACATGTTTAATTGCATATTACTTATTAGATTATTTTAATTTTCAGATTGGAAGACAGAGAATATTGGATGTACCATAGTCTGCCTACTtctgaaatatatataaaagGCGTTTCTACTTTTCTTAAGGTTGCTGAAGTTAATTGGAGGAATGTTGGCTCTAAAGATATTTGGTGTCCTTGTAGGATTTGTAAAACCTTTCAAAAATATGAAAATATTAGAGATATAGAGTATCATTTGATTGCAAATGGTTTTATGCCTAGTTACACTTATTGGACAAAGCATGGCGAATCACGAATTGATGGTGCCACGACATCGGTTAATTTAGAGAATGTGGAACATGATGATTTCTTATACGGTGACAATTTAAACAAGGAAAATTTATATGATGACAATTTAAATAATGACAGTCTAAATGATAACAATTTAGATGACATGTTTAATGATTTGGAGAATGATGATATTGACGATGATGATAGAGTAAAATTACAACATCTATTTGAAGATGCACAAAAACCATTATATAATGGTTGTGAGATTTCTAAACTTGAAGCTGTTTTGATGTTGTTTACCTTGAAAGCAAAAAACAGATGGAGTGATACAAGTTTCACAGATGTATTAGTAGTTTTGCATGACATGCTTCCGAATAGTAATGTGTTACCAATTTCGTTTTACCAagcaaaaaaaaatgatgaatccCATGGGATTGGAAGTTGAAAGAATCCATGCATGTCCGAATGATTGCATCTTGTATAGAAATTAGTATGTGAATAGTCATGAATGTGTCAATTGTGGTGAATCAAGGTACGCGAGAAAAAGAAAAACCGGTGAATATGATAATGATGTGAAGAAAAATGGACCACCGGCTAAAGTAATGTGGTATCTTCCTATTATACCGAGACTAAAACGATTATTTTCAAACGAGAAAGAAGCAAAATTATTATGCTGGCATTCAGATGAGCGTATAAAGGATGGGAAATTAAGACATGTGGCGGATTCTCCACAATGGAGAAATATTAATAGAAAATATCCAGAATTTGGTAATGAGGTTAGGAATATAAGGTTTGGGCTTAGCTCCGATGGATTCAATCCTTTTGGAAACGCTAGTAGTGGTCATAGTACGTGGCCGGTTCTTCTTTGCATCTACAATCTTCCACCATggttttgcatgaaacgaaaaTATATAATGATGTCGTTGTTGATTCAAGGTCCGAAACAACCCGGTAATAACATCGATGTTTATATGTCCCCGTTGATTGATGACCTAAAAACTCTATGGGAATCTGGTGTAAATGTGTATGATGCTTATAAGAAGGAATATTTTGACTTGCGTGCCATGATTTTTTGCACCATAAGTGATTTCCCGGCATATGCTA
Above is a window of Helianthus annuus cultivar XRQ/B chromosome 14, HanXRQr2.0-SUNRISE, whole genome shotgun sequence DNA encoding:
- the LOC110906932 gene encoding uncharacterized protein LOC110906932, which codes for MGPWKSIGIKTKGENIFNSENEVAIICGNQRLEDREYWMYHSLPTSEIYIKGVSTFLKVAEVNWRNVGSKDIWCPCRICKTFQKYENIRDIEYHLIANGFMPSYTYWTKHGESRIDGATTSVNLENVEHDDFLYGDNLNKENLYDDNLNNDSLNDNNLDDMFNDLENDDIDDDDRVKLQHLFEDAQKPLYNGCEISKLEAVLMLFTLKAKNRWSDTSFTDVLVVLHDMLPNSNVYARKRKTGEYDNDVKKNGPPAKVMWYLPIIPRLKRLFSNEKEAKLLCWHSDERIKDGKLRHVADSPQWRNINRKYPEFGNEVRNIRFGLSSDGFNPFGNASSGHSTWPVLLCIYNLPPWFCMKRKYIMMSLLIQGPKQPGNNIDVYMSPLIDDLKTLWESGVNVYDAYKKEYFDLRAMIFCTISDFPAYANLSGYSTKEKQYTWDTEACPVCEDETSSRVDENHFSPYGDLSIVQVEDDPKTSNVTAQIYFRTRHAAEKAFVGGKSWKGLDMFKVYFRSLMELGNEVRKNGSEKRS